One window of Dehalococcoidia bacterium genomic DNA carries:
- a CDS encoding FprA family A-type flavoprotein has translation MGKVQLVEGVYWVGAIDWGIRNFHGYSTHRGTTYNAFLIIDKKITLIDTVKAPFFSEMLRRIREIVDPSQIDYIISNHVEMDHSGALPMMLEAAPRAELITTAKFGEAGLKKHFGLERPMIAVKEGDTLDIGKRKLVFVPIPMLHWPDSMVTYSPQDEILFSSDAFGQHLATSERFDDEADSAVVMQEAAKYYANILMLFGHLIPGAVKKLGGLSIKTIAPDHGIIWRSDPAKIIHAYSEWAAGKTTNKALVIYDTMWHSTEKMASAIVDGLMGEGVEVKSYNLTMSDKSDVMADVLDAKALVIGSPTLNNGMFPSVAEFLCYLKGLKPKNKIGAVFGSYGWGGGAAKAITQEMEQTGIGVVEPEMTLKWVPDESELAQCTEFGRRIAAKMK, from the coding sequence ATGGGTAAAGTCCAACTTGTGGAAGGCGTCTACTGGGTGGGAGCGATCGATTGGGGGATCAGGAATTTTCATGGCTATTCAACGCATCGGGGAACAACTTATAATGCCTTTCTCATCATCGATAAGAAAATCACACTCATCGATACGGTAAAGGCCCCGTTTTTTTCAGAGATGCTGCGGAGAATCCGGGAGATCGTCGACCCCTCGCAGATTGACTATATCATCTCCAATCATGTGGAGATGGATCATTCCGGCGCTTTACCCATGATGCTGGAAGCGGCCCCTCGCGCCGAGCTGATTACTACAGCCAAGTTTGGCGAGGCGGGGCTCAAAAAGCATTTCGGCCTGGAGAGGCCGATGATAGCGGTCAAAGAGGGGGACACGCTGGATATCGGGAAGAGGAAGCTGGTTTTTGTGCCCATACCGATGCTGCACTGGCCGGATTCGATGGTCACCTATTCGCCGCAAGATGAGATTCTCTTCTCCAGCGACGCCTTCGGTCAACACTTGGCAACCTCGGAGCGGTTCGATGATGAGGCCGATTCGGCGGTGGTAATGCAGGAGGCGGCCAAGTATTATGCCAATATTCTGATGCTCTTCGGCCATTTGATTCCCGGCGCGGTCAAAAAGCTGGGAGGTCTGAGCATCAAGACCATTGCCCCTGATCACGGCATCATCTGGCGGTCCGATCCGGCCAAGATTATCCACGCCTACTCCGAATGGGCTGCCGGGAAGACCACTAACAAGGCCTTGGTGATTTACGATACCATGTGGCATAGCACTGAGAAGATGGCCAGCGCTATCGTCGATGGCCTGATGGGGGAGGGAGTGGAGGTTAAATCCTATAATCTGACGATGTCCGATAAGAGTGATGTCATGGCCGATGTGCTCGACGCCAAAGCGTTGGTCATCGGCTCCCCGACGCTCAATAACGGCATGTTTCCATCGGTGGCGGAATTTCTGTGCTATTTGAAGGGACTTAAGCCCAAGAATAAGATCGGCGCAGTCTTTGGTTCTTACGGATGGGGAGGGGGCGCTGCTAAAGCCATAACTCAGGAAATGGAGCAGACGGGTATCGGGGTGGTGGAGCCTGAAATGACGCTGAAATGGGTTCCGGACGAATCAGAACTGGCACAGTGCACGGAATTCGGTCGCCGGATTGCCGCCAAGATGAAGTAA
- a CDS encoding cation transporter, protein MATKIKVNGMTCGHCVQHVTKALQELPGVKNVKVDLKSGEAAFDKPDTVTMDQVAKAVEKAGYQVGK, encoded by the coding sequence ATGGCAACGAAAATAAAAGTCAACGGGATGACCTGCGGCCATTGTGTACAGCATGTAACCAAGGCACTGCAGGAATTGCCTGGCGTGAAGAACGTGAAGGTGGACCTCAAATCTGGAGAGGCCGCATTTGATAAGCCGGATACGGTCACCATGGATCAGGTGGCCAAAGCGGTTGAAAAAGCCGGATATCAGGTGGGAAAGTAG
- a CDS encoding molybdopterin-dependent oxidoreductase → MMRKVMCGLMVLLFAVMGSVAWGGCGGDGESEKASAPTYIEVRDYQGENLASISDFRENSISGPQHVNVEEYKLKISGLVESPIEYSYADVIDGYAHHSKVVSLDCVEGWSVKILWEGLLVRDLVENAKPTESAKVIIFHAYDGYTTSFPLEYILGNDILMAYKMNEAVLPPERGFPFQLVAESKWGYKWIKWITEIELSDDENYEGFWETRGYSNSGDLDKGFFGD, encoded by the coding sequence ATGATGAGGAAAGTCATGTGCGGTCTTATGGTATTGCTCTTTGCAGTGATGGGGTCGGTGGCATGGGGTGGTTGTGGTGGAGATGGGGAATCTGAAAAGGCATCGGCTCCAACGTATATTGAGGTCAGAGACTATCAGGGGGAAAACCTCGCCTCGATCAGCGACTTCAGAGAGAACTCGATCAGCGGTCCACAGCATGTGAATGTTGAGGAGTATAAGCTGAAAATATCGGGTCTGGTGGAGAGCCCTATCGAGTACAGTTACGCCGATGTCATTGATGGGTACGCTCATCATAGCAAGGTGGTCAGCCTCGACTGTGTGGAAGGGTGGAGCGTGAAGATTCTCTGGGAAGGCCTGCTGGTTCGGGATCTGGTGGAAAACGCCAAGCCGACCGAGAGCGCCAAAGTCATTATCTTTCATGCGTATGACGGATATACCACGTCGTTCCCTTTGGAATACATCTTAGGGAATGATATCCTGATGGCCTACAAGATGAACGAGGCTGTGCTTCCGCCTGAGCGAGGTTTTCCTTTCCAACTGGTGGCGGAGAGCAAATGGGGATATAAGTGGATCAAGTGGATCACCGAAATTGAGCTGTCTGATGATGAGAATTATGAGGGCTTCTGGGAAACCCGGGGATATTCCAACAGCGGCGATCTGGACAAGGGCTTTTTCGGGGATTAG
- the prxU gene encoding thioredoxin-dependent peroxiredoxin (Most members of this family contain a selenocysteine.), whose translation MAELKEGCVKPAKGVILPPSESAGSAGGTAPVKEVARMVARVGKPAIDFEANAFVAGKGFLPIKLSDYKGKWIVVCFYPGDFTFVUPTELAAVAALYDQFQALGVEVLAMSTDSRFVHKIWQEQELSKMVAGGVPFPMLSDAGGQIGSVYGIYDEAAGVDIRGRFIIDPDFVIRAMEVLTPEVGRNPLELIRQVKAFQHVAKTGEVTPSGWQPGQTTLKPGPELVGRVWEVWKP comes from the coding sequence ATGGCTGAACTGAAAGAGGGATGCGTCAAACCGGCCAAGGGTGTTATTTTGCCCCCATCCGAATCGGCCGGTTCCGCAGGAGGAACTGCACCCGTAAAGGAGGTTGCCAGAATGGTCGCACGTGTAGGGAAACCAGCTATTGATTTTGAGGCCAATGCCTTTGTTGCCGGGAAGGGGTTTCTGCCCATCAAGCTCTCCGATTATAAGGGCAAGTGGATTGTGGTGTGTTTTTACCCCGGAGACTTCACCTTCGTCTGACCGACCGAGCTGGCGGCGGTCGCCGCCCTGTACGATCAGTTCCAGGCGTTAGGCGTTGAAGTGCTGGCTATGAGCACTGACAGCCGCTTTGTGCACAAAATATGGCAGGAGCAGGAGCTGTCCAAAATGGTGGCTGGAGGCGTGCCATTCCCCATGCTTTCCGATGCCGGAGGCCAGATCGGCAGCGTCTACGGGATATATGACGAAGCGGCCGGCGTGGATATCCGGGGGCGGTTTATCATCGACCCGGATTTCGTCATCCGAGCCATGGAGGTGCTTACCCCGGAGGTGGGCCGCAACCCGCTGGAGCTCATTCGGCAGGTCAAAGCCTTCCAGCATGTCGCTAAGACTGGAGAGGTGACGCCTTCAGGATGGCAGCCCGGCCAAACCACTCTCAAACCCGGACCGGAACTGGTGGGTAGGGTGTGGGAAGTGTGGAAACCGTGA
- a CDS encoding rubrerythrin family protein — MSKTQENVQHAFAGESQANRRYLFFAEQAEKEGLKQVARLFRAAADAETAHARNHLKALKGIQSTRENLKGAVEGENHEFTEMYPGFIKQAESEGAKEALKNFDQANQVEEIHHGLFLAYLKMLEGDKKIEEKPVYVCQYCGNTVEGEPSDTCPICGVGKKMFKRID, encoded by the coding sequence ATGAGTAAGACCCAGGAAAATGTCCAGCACGCCTTTGCCGGAGAAAGTCAGGCTAACCGAAGGTATTTGTTCTTTGCCGAACAGGCTGAGAAGGAAGGGCTCAAGCAGGTGGCGCGCCTTTTCCGGGCCGCCGCGGATGCTGAAACGGCCCACGCCCGCAATCATCTCAAGGCGCTCAAGGGGATTCAGTCCACCAGGGAGAACCTGAAGGGGGCAGTCGAAGGCGAGAACCACGAGTTCACCGAAATGTATCCCGGATTCATCAAACAGGCAGAGTCGGAAGGCGCCAAAGAAGCGCTGAAGAACTTCGATCAGGCCAACCAGGTGGAGGAGATTCATCACGGGCTGTTTTTGGCCTATCTCAAAATGCTGGAAGGGGATAAGAAGATCGAGGAGAAGCCGGTTTATGTGTGCCAGTATTGTGGCAACACGGTAGAGGGAGAACCGTCGGATACCTGCCCGATCTGTGGTGTGGGCAAGAAAATGTTCAAGCGCATCGATTGA